A genomic region of Thermodesulfobium narugense DSM 14796 contains the following coding sequences:
- a CDS encoding branched-chain amino acid ABC transporter substrate-binding protein, whose translation MNNRRIILIFSLLFIFALSLFISGCVQIGITSPALKIAIVVPLSGEFSQIGEEERNGALLAIEDANAAGGALSRKFELVQMDDKGDPVESAIIAQKISADSSILGVVGGANAGDTILPAEIYAKNNVVMVTPSTTAAELTAKGYYSVFRICASDTLEGPYAANFIINNLKLKRVAIIEDSSAYARELTNSFKSEFLKLGGAILTEEKIVQGDKDFKVPLEKIKVLNPEVIYFAGMYPECAQIVKEAKEMGIKSIFFGANGIRDIEFVKIAGIASEGTMATSVGFPLDKFLKGTNFIQRYKETFKKDPTDYSVFSYDATLSIIDAIKLAGKPDRSILANAMHNLKYDGILGSTSFDKEGNTTNNLVNVYVVKNGNWISFN comes from the coding sequence TTGAATAATCGCAGGATAATTCTTATTTTTTCGTTGTTGTTCATATTCGCATTAAGCCTATTTATTTCTGGATGCGTCCAAATAGGCATAACAAGCCCTGCGCTAAAAATTGCTATTGTAGTCCCTCTTTCGGGGGAGTTTTCTCAGATTGGAGAAGAGGAGAGAAATGGAGCCCTTCTTGCAATAGAGGATGCCAATGCTGCAGGAGGAGCGCTGAGCAGGAAATTTGAGCTTGTCCAGATGGACGATAAGGGCGATCCAGTAGAATCCGCTATCATTGCCCAAAAGATTTCTGCTGATTCCTCTATTCTTGGCGTTGTTGGAGGGGCGAACGCAGGGGACACAATTTTGCCCGCTGAAATCTATGCGAAGAACAACGTAGTAATGGTAACTCCTTCTACTACAGCCGCAGAACTTACCGCTAAAGGTTATTACAGCGTCTTTAGAATCTGTGCCAGTGACACTTTAGAGGGACCATATGCTGCTAACTTTATAATAAATAATCTGAAATTAAAGAGAGTTGCAATAATAGAAGACAGCAGCGCCTATGCAAGAGAACTAACAAACTCGTTTAAAAGTGAATTTTTAAAACTTGGGGGAGCAATTCTTACAGAGGAAAAGATAGTCCAGGGAGACAAGGACTTCAAGGTTCCTCTTGAAAAGATAAAGGTTCTTAATCCTGAGGTAATTTATTTTGCAGGGATGTATCCTGAGTGCGCACAGATCGTAAAAGAGGCAAAAGAAATGGGAATAAAGTCCATATTCTTTGGTGCTAATGGCATAAGAGATATCGAATTTGTAAAGATTGCAGGGATAGCATCAGAGGGCACAATGGCTACGTCGGTGGGCTTTCCATTGGACAAGTTTTTAAAGGGCACTAATTTTATTCAAAGATATAAAGAAACTTTTAAAAAAGATCCCACTGACTACTCGGTCTTTTCATACGATGCAACTTTATCTATAATAGACGCTATTAAATTAGCGGGTAAACCGGACAGGAGTATCCTTGCAAATGCAATGCACAATTTGAAATATGATGGTATATTAGGTAGTACTTCTTTTGATAAAGAAGGCAATACTACTAATAATCTTGTTAACGTGTATGTAGTAAAGAACGGTAACTGGATAAGTTTCAACTAA
- a CDS encoding branched-chain amino acid ABC transporter permease, translated as MFLQQLVNGVTLGAVYALIALGYTMVYGILELINFAHGEIFMMGSFFGLLFWWILEMTGFSRIIPIPLIIFLMFIFSMVATAFLGALLEFIAYRPLRSVTNRLIPLISALGASIFLQNFAMLTFGSTNRVYPAIFPDVGWDLFHARISLIQVFIFITCILMMAGLTVLVNKTKLGRSMRAVAQDYVTASLMGIRVNRIITITFMIGSSLAAAAGVMYGMYYGVAKFDMGYLAGLKAFTAAVLGGIGNIPGAMLGGFCLGIIESFGAGYISSEYKDMFAFLMLLFILLLRPSGLLGQQVPDKV; from the coding sequence ATTTTTTTACAACAATTGGTAAATGGAGTAACTTTGGGGGCGGTATATGCCCTGATCGCGTTAGGCTATACTATGGTCTACGGCATACTTGAGCTTATCAACTTTGCACACGGAGAGATCTTTATGATGGGCTCCTTTTTTGGGCTCCTTTTTTGGTGGATTCTTGAGATGACAGGGTTCTCAAGGATTATCCCGATTCCTCTTATTATATTTCTGATGTTTATATTTTCTATGGTAGCCACAGCCTTTTTGGGAGCCCTTCTGGAATTTATCGCATATCGCCCGCTAAGGAGCGTGACTAATAGACTCATTCCACTGATCAGCGCACTTGGAGCATCGATTTTTTTGCAAAACTTTGCTATGCTAACGTTTGGCTCTACAAATAGGGTATATCCTGCGATATTTCCAGATGTTGGTTGGGATTTATTTCACGCAAGGATAAGTCTGATTCAGGTATTTATTTTTATTACGTGTATTTTAATGATGGCGGGATTGACCGTTCTTGTAAACAAAACCAAATTAGGTCGTTCAATGAGAGCTGTGGCACAAGACTACGTTACAGCAAGCTTAATGGGCATAAGGGTTAATAGAATTATTACGATCACCTTTATGATAGGTTCATCTCTTGCTGCTGCTGCAGGAGTGATGTATGGGATGTATTATGGTGTGGCAAAATTTGATATGGGATATCTTGCAGGTTTGAAGGCATTTACTGCTGCTGTTCTTGGAGGCATAGGTAACATTCCTGGCGCCATGCTCGGAGGTTTTTGTCTTGGTATTATAGAAAGCTTTGGTGCCGGATACATATCTTCTGAATACAAAGATATGTTCGCTTTTCTTATGCTTTTGTTTATTCTTCTGCTTAGACCATCGGGTTTACTAGGCCAGCAGGTACCGGATAAAGTATGA
- a CDS encoding ABC transporter permease subunit — protein MMNFRFRRTLRSLARNWNNLDMRLKWGILFVVALVYPFLASSQYYVHIMNLAFIYVVLSLGLNIVCGLAGLLDLGFIAFYAVGAYTYAILSIKLGLSFWEILPIACFATALFGLLVGSAAFRLRGDYFAIVTMGYGEIIRILANNLTFLTNGPIGIAGIPRPTIFGFKFEDPFQYYFLALSFVTISIFLTYRFQASRIGRALEAIREDEIAAVSMGVNLKNFKLISFIIGAMLGGSIGVFFASYATFVSPESFSFMESVMVLAMVVIGGMGTIEGPVIGALILVFLPEALRSLSDYRMLIFGALMVFMMIVMPKGFMGWIKPRRILKVAEEENSFVTRDF, from the coding sequence ATGATGAACTTCAGATTTAGAAGAACCCTTAGATCTCTTGCAAGAAATTGGAACAATCTTGATATGCGCCTCAAGTGGGGTATACTCTTTGTAGTTGCGCTTGTCTATCCGTTTCTTGCTTCCTCTCAATATTACGTACACATTATGAACCTTGCTTTTATCTATGTGGTCCTATCTTTAGGGTTAAACATTGTATGCGGTTTGGCAGGACTTTTAGATCTGGGATTTATAGCCTTTTATGCTGTAGGAGCTTACACCTATGCAATTTTATCAATTAAACTGGGCCTTAGCTTTTGGGAAATATTGCCGATTGCCTGTTTTGCAACGGCTCTTTTTGGACTTTTGGTTGGCTCTGCTGCTTTTAGATTAAGGGGTGACTACTTTGCAATCGTTACTATGGGATATGGCGAGATAATTAGAATCCTTGCAAATAACCTTACCTTTTTAACCAATGGTCCCATAGGAATAGCGGGTATCCCAAGACCGACTATCTTTGGATTCAAATTTGAGGACCCATTTCAGTATTACTTTCTCGCGCTTTCCTTTGTGACTATTTCGATATTCTTAACTTACAGGTTTCAAGCATCAAGAATAGGGAGGGCTCTTGAAGCTATAAGGGAGGACGAAATTGCAGCTGTTTCTATGGGAGTAAACCTTAAGAATTTCAAATTAATCTCATTTATAATAGGTGCAATGCTTGGTGGCTCTATAGGAGTCTTTTTCGCAAGCTATGCTACCTTTGTTTCGCCTGAGAGCTTTAGCTTTATGGAATCGGTTATGGTTCTTGCAATGGTTGTGATCGGAGGGATGGGCACTATAGAGGGTCCAGTAATAGGCGCTCTCATTCTTGTCTTTTTGCCTGAGGCTCTAAGAAGCCTTTCTGATTACAGGATGCTTATATTTGGCGCTCTTATGGTATTTATGATGATTGTAATGCCAAAGGGCTTTATGGGGTGGATAAAACCAAGGAGAATCCTAAAGGTTGCAGAGGAGGAGAATTCTTTTGTTACTAGAGATTTCTAA
- a CDS encoding ABC transporter ATP-binding protein, which yields MLLEISNVTKQFGGLIAVNDVSMEVNEGEIVSVIGPNGAGKTTLFNCVTGVYTPERGKILYKKDGVVRDIVGVPAHKIAYLGISRTFQNIRLFKNMTVLENVLVGRHSKLKSKVWEILLTLPAFIKEEKESVRLARNLLDFVGLLNRESEISVNLPYGLQRKLEIARALASEPKILLLDEPAAGMNPSETEELIRLIKKIREMGVTIILIEHDMSLVMKLSEKIIVLDFGQKIAEGSPVEIRNNPRVIEAYLGKEEAEIA from the coding sequence TTGTTACTAGAGATTTCTAATGTTACCAAACAATTTGGAGGGCTTATCGCTGTAAATGACGTTTCTATGGAGGTGAACGAGGGGGAGATAGTTTCTGTTATAGGACCTAACGGTGCAGGAAAAACAACGCTCTTTAACTGTGTTACAGGCGTGTATACCCCTGAAAGGGGAAAGATCCTTTATAAAAAAGATGGAGTAGTAAGAGACATTGTAGGGGTTCCTGCACACAAAATTGCATATCTGGGCATATCAAGGACCTTTCAGAACATCAGGCTTTTTAAAAATATGACAGTTCTTGAAAACGTCCTTGTTGGTAGACATTCAAAATTAAAATCTAAAGTATGGGAGATACTTTTGACCCTACCGGCTTTTATAAAAGAGGAAAAGGAAAGCGTAAGATTGGCAAGAAATCTGTTAGATTTTGTGGGTCTGTTAAATAGAGAATCGGAGATCTCGGTAAATTTGCCGTACGGGCTTCAAAGAAAGCTTGAGATAGCAAGGGCTTTGGCATCTGAACCGAAAATACTTTTGCTTGATGAACCTGCCGCAGGAATGAATCCATCTGAGACTGAAGAGCTTATAAGGCTTATTAAAAAGATTAGAGAAATGGGGGTAACAATAATTTTAATAGAGCACGATATGTCTCTTGTTATGAAGCTCTCAGAAAAGATAATTGTATTGGACTTCGGACAAAAGATTGCTGAAGGAAGTCCTGTAGAGATTAGAAACAACCCAAGGGTAATAGAAGCATATTTAGGGAAAGAGGAAGCAGAAATTGCTTAA
- a CDS encoding ABC transporter ATP-binding protein yields MLKVNNIVLRYGGILALKGVSLEVNKGEIVALIGANGAGKTSVLKAIMAVERVSSGEVYLDNVLLTGLSTDRIVSMGLCLVPEGRRIFTRMSVHENLLMGAFLRKDKKGIQDDIEKVLTLFPRLKERLNQKAGTLSGGEQQMLAIARGMMSRPKYLFLDEPSLGLAPVLVDEIFKIIKEINESGTSLLIVEQNAVKALKLADRGYVIETGNITISGTSEELLNSEHVRAAYLGGH; encoded by the coding sequence TTGCTTAAAGTAAACAATATAGTCTTAAGATATGGCGGCATATTAGCTTTGAAAGGGGTGTCTCTTGAAGTAAACAAGGGGGAGATAGTGGCTCTAATAGGTGCTAATGGGGCAGGGAAGACTTCTGTTTTAAAAGCTATTATGGCAGTTGAAAGGGTTTCAAGCGGCGAGGTGTATCTGGACAACGTTCTTCTGACAGGACTTTCTACTGACAGGATAGTAAGCATGGGGCTGTGTCTGGTTCCTGAGGGCAGAAGGATTTTTACTAGGATGAGCGTTCATGAAAACCTTTTAATGGGGGCCTTTCTTAGGAAGGACAAAAAGGGCATTCAAGACGACATAGAAAAGGTTTTGACGCTTTTCCCCAGATTAAAGGAAAGACTGAATCAAAAGGCTGGGACTCTGTCAGGAGGAGAACAACAAATGCTTGCAATTGCAAGAGGAATGATGTCAAGGCCAAAGTATCTATTTTTGGATGAGCCATCTTTAGGACTTGCTCCAGTTTTGGTTGACGAGATATTTAAGATTATAAAGGAAATTAACGAATCAGGAACAAGTCTTTTAATTGTTGAGCAAAATGCGGTGAAAGCGTTAAAGCTAGCAGATAGAGGATACGTGATAGAGACAGGAAACATTACCATATCCGGGACCTCTGAAGAACTCTTGAATTCTGAACATGTGAGAGCGGCCTATCTTGGAGGACATTAA
- a CDS encoding desulfoferrodoxin encodes MATEVLQIYKCETCGNIVMVLHSGVGQLVCCGSPMKLMEENTVDAVVEKHVPVIERNGKEVLVKVGSTPHPMTSTHWIEWIELHVDDSYVLIKRLNFNDKPEATFSLPTEPKNLMAREYCNLHGLWKSKE; translated from the coding sequence ATGGCCACAGAAGTATTGCAAATTTACAAGTGTGAGACATGCGGTAATATAGTAATGGTTCTGCACTCTGGTGTTGGACAGCTCGTCTGCTGTGGGAGTCCAATGAAGCTTATGGAGGAAAATACCGTAGATGCTGTAGTTGAAAAACACGTTCCTGTTATAGAGAGAAACGGAAAGGAAGTACTGGTAAAGGTAGGCTCTACTCCTCACCCAATGACCAGCACCCACTGGATTGAGTGGATAGAACTTCACGTTGATGATTCATATGTTCTGATAAAAAGACTTAACTTTAACGATAAGCCAGAAGCCACCTTCTCGCTTCCTACAGAACCCAAAAACCTTATGGCAAGAGAGTATTGCAACCTTCACGGTCTCTGGAAGAGCAAAGAATAA
- a CDS encoding polysaccharide deacetylase family protein, which yields MQSAQYLSLDKLLGIFFLIILIACPYLNTGKIPKALIFCDQKRIWYSSVDQMQSRWIENILGVKNIKAERFSIDSPYVAKDPEMLFYEGTRAMQFIPEPLVWRAKSGKKITWWIGSNEETLLEGYGKNKVGFRYSKKELSFDKVLYKGFKFDTQPFYVTPINPEKSEVLIKAENNQGSVAPILLRSKNLFFMASHPFLGPDRKRYMALCDVLARFLGVSEEPRPLGLIRLEDVHPMYDIKKLEGVIDLLEKRRIHFSIGVIPIFVNPAKKVKVKLTDDPKLIAILKNAQSHGAQIFIHGLTHQFSGVTAIGYEFWDNKTQEPFPGRITLEQLENRVREAENIIKEAGLKVDGWETPHYMATPILYKALKNEGIKTIYERVLLVDEVQFDNPLIVHQMLTYPSTYRGLYWIPEDFGYDGYNFTQKTVYNELEKHRAFSRGVVSFFFHPYLGKNQLEALLNSAQKDNVLFVNTNELLKIYKIKNN from the coding sequence ATGCAAAGTGCTCAGTATTTATCGTTAGATAAACTGCTGGGCATTTTTTTCTTAATAATATTGATCGCATGCCCTTACCTTAACACAGGTAAAATTCCAAAAGCTTTGATATTTTGCGATCAGAAGAGAATCTGGTATTCGAGTGTAGATCAGATGCAATCCAGATGGATTGAAAACATATTAGGCGTAAAAAACATCAAAGCAGAAAGATTTAGTATAGATTCACCTTATGTAGCAAAAGATCCAGAAATGCTCTTTTATGAAGGCACAAGAGCAATGCAATTCATACCAGAGCCACTCGTCTGGAGAGCAAAGTCAGGGAAAAAAATTACGTGGTGGATTGGCTCAAACGAAGAGACACTGCTCGAAGGTTATGGAAAAAACAAAGTAGGTTTTCGATATTCTAAAAAGGAGCTCAGCTTTGATAAAGTCTTATATAAAGGTTTTAAATTTGACACACAACCATTTTACGTAACGCCCATAAATCCAGAAAAATCTGAAGTTCTGATTAAAGCAGAAAATAATCAAGGCTCAGTAGCGCCCATACTTTTAAGATCAAAAAATCTATTTTTTATGGCTTCCCATCCTTTTTTAGGGCCTGACAGAAAAAGATACATGGCGCTTTGTGACGTGTTGGCGAGATTTCTTGGAGTGTCAGAAGAGCCAAGGCCTTTAGGGCTCATCAGATTAGAAGACGTACATCCAATGTATGACATTAAAAAACTAGAAGGAGTAATAGATCTTCTTGAAAAGAGGAGGATTCATTTTTCTATTGGTGTAATACCAATATTTGTAAACCCAGCAAAAAAGGTTAAAGTAAAATTAACAGACGATCCAAAATTGATAGCAATTTTAAAGAATGCTCAATCTCACGGTGCCCAAATATTTATTCATGGCCTTACACACCAATTTTCTGGAGTAACAGCTATAGGATACGAATTTTGGGACAACAAAACCCAAGAACCGTTTCCAGGTAGAATTACTCTTGAACAACTTGAAAACAGAGTTAGGGAAGCTGAAAACATAATAAAGGAAGCTGGCCTTAAGGTTGATGGATGGGAGACTCCTCACTATATGGCTACACCTATTCTCTACAAAGCACTCAAAAATGAGGGCATAAAGACGATTTATGAAAGGGTTCTTCTGGTAGACGAAGTTCAATTCGATAACCCCTTAATAGTTCACCAAATGTTAACATATCCATCAACTTATAGGGGGCTTTACTGGATACCTGAAGATTTTGGTTATGACGGGTATAACTTCACCCAAAAAACAGTTTACAACGAACTTGAGAAACATAGAGCCTTTTCAAGAGGTGTAGTTTCATTTTTCTTTCATCCATATTTAGGAAAAAATCAATTAGAAGCCCTATTAAATAGTGCCCAAAAGGACAACGTATTGTTCGTTAACACAAACGAACTTTTGAAAATATACAAAATTAAAAATAACTAA
- a CDS encoding universal stress protein — MYKKILAAIDGSVHTQKVLDTAISLAKAFDSSVEICHAICMPPMLPDLMGAEVAFMPQMIEDLEKNGKKIIEDAKKYLEDNGVKNVSTFMDIANAANMILERVKSENFDLVVLGSRGLNEFEGFLMGSVSDKISHHAKCSVFIVR, encoded by the coding sequence ATGTATAAAAAAATTCTTGCTGCAATTGACGGTTCTGTTCACACTCAAAAGGTTCTTGACACCGCAATTTCCCTTGCAAAAGCCTTTGACAGTTCAGTTGAAATCTGCCATGCCATATGTATGCCACCAATGCTACCTGATCTAATGGGAGCAGAAGTAGCTTTTATGCCGCAAATGATCGAAGACCTTGAAAAAAACGGAAAAAAAATAATTGAAGATGCCAAAAAATATTTAGAAGATAACGGAGTAAAGAACGTTTCTACGTTTATGGACATAGCAAATGCTGCAAATATGATCCTTGAAAGGGTAAAAAGTGAAAATTTCGATCTCGTGGTCTTGGGAAGCAGAGGGTTAAATGAATTTGAAGGATTTCTGATGGGGAGCGTATCGGATAAGATAAGTCATCATGCAAAGTGCTCAGTATTTATCGTTAGATAA
- a CDS encoding DsrE family protein: protein MNSVVFHIDTDDSVRLSKAFFSAKNLLEAYKDDGIQIVFIANGDGVKLFTKDRENSLKDEMVNLHKKGVKFMVSQNALRETHTALDNVLEFVKIVPSGIVEMVNLSKAGYQYIKA from the coding sequence ATGAACAGCGTAGTATTTCATATTGACACTGACGACAGCGTTAGGCTTTCTAAGGCATTTTTCAGCGCGAAAAATTTACTAGAGGCTTATAAGGATGATGGGATACAAATTGTATTTATTGCAAACGGCGATGGAGTAAAACTCTTTACAAAGGATAGAGAAAATTCTTTAAAAGATGAGATGGTTAACCTGCACAAAAAAGGAGTAAAATTTATGGTTTCACAAAACGCCCTGAGAGAAACCCACACTGCTTTAGATAACGTACTAGAGTTCGTAAAAATAGTCCCTTCGGGCATTGTAGAAATGGTAAATCTTTCTAAAGCTGGGTATCAATACATAAAAGCTTAA
- a CDS encoding DUF3373 family protein → MRKLAFFFVVASLIAFLAVPAMAGPFSDVPANSWAYKAVQDLAAKGLVIGYGDSTFRGERTATRYEMAMVVARMLDMYEKGQNAQDQKIQLNANDIATLMKLAEEFKSELASLNVRVAALEKKAALDTVNFTGDAQFRLNTASQDYYALSPLKANTYTVTQDIYDYNTSTNGAIIGTVSPSMTNAGNPGLQDTKNDTYMKYRIRLNIAAPVADNISFNGRLVVEKNAGHNTAGGSNNPVIAATSGYMDNSNTLFVDRSYITWTLNPYPITFVLGRLPTMDQGQYYNNMFLDEGIEGGQVIFDMSNFLPSTTVSATWAKFFDDGSITSTQEANGYKDKDVYILNLKTKLFNAFNLEADYGYVDKFAYYGSLYSGANQTGTPGLPVAGATALTTGNNGQYGKYDWWLVLGSWNIYGVDMYLGYEGTSTDMPVLDGSGNISGISSVNGGAWGIGGDMPFLVGTLGTDLWFGNNKWYNPFINNTVSTGYKDYLDFYYLIPVAKNAHLSLVYIYQKGQKPYNTDTTNGYYYTFNPSQANNYNEFEFELNVNF, encoded by the coding sequence TTGAGAAAATTAGCTTTCTTTTTTGTAGTCGCATCTCTAATCGCCTTTCTTGCAGTTCCCGCTATGGCAGGACCATTCTCTGATGTGCCAGCTAATTCTTGGGCATACAAAGCAGTGCAAGATTTAGCAGCAAAGGGATTGGTCATTGGTTATGGGGACTCAACATTTAGAGGCGAAAGAACAGCCACCCGTTATGAGATGGCAATGGTAGTTGCAAGAATGCTTGATATGTATGAAAAAGGTCAAAATGCACAGGATCAAAAGATCCAGCTTAACGCTAACGACATCGCAACTCTTATGAAACTCGCTGAAGAGTTTAAGTCAGAACTCGCCTCTCTAAACGTCAGAGTTGCAGCGCTTGAGAAGAAGGCAGCTCTTGACACTGTAAACTTCACAGGAGATGCACAGTTTAGACTAAATACTGCAAGTCAGGACTACTATGCTCTTAGTCCTTTAAAAGCCAACACATACACAGTGACGCAAGATATTTATGACTATAATACCAGTACAAACGGAGCAATAATAGGCACGGTATCGCCAAGCATGACCAATGCAGGCAATCCAGGGCTGCAGGACACAAAGAACGATACCTACATGAAGTATAGGATCAGGCTAAACATCGCAGCGCCAGTCGCAGACAACATCAGCTTCAACGGCAGGCTTGTAGTTGAAAAGAATGCAGGCCACAATACCGCAGGAGGATCCAATAATCCCGTAATAGCAGCTACTTCTGGTTACATGGATAATTCAAACACGCTCTTCGTTGACAGATCATATATTACATGGACTCTCAATCCGTATCCCATAACGTTCGTACTCGGCAGGCTGCCAACTATGGATCAGGGTCAATATTACAACAACATGTTTTTAGACGAAGGCATTGAGGGTGGTCAAGTAATATTTGATATGTCAAACTTCTTGCCATCCACAACCGTTTCAGCTACCTGGGCAAAATTTTTTGACGACGGTTCTATTACTTCTACTCAAGAAGCAAATGGATATAAGGATAAAGACGTATACATATTAAATCTTAAGACAAAGTTATTTAATGCCTTTAACTTAGAAGCAGATTACGGCTATGTAGACAAGTTCGCCTATTATGGCAGTTTGTACTCAGGTGCTAATCAAACTGGTACACCCGGTCTTCCTGTTGCAGGTGCTACTGCTCTTACAACGGGAAACAACGGTCAATATGGAAAGTATGACTGGTGGTTGGTGCTTGGAAGTTGGAACATATATGGAGTAGACATGTATTTAGGTTATGAAGGGACATCAACTGATATGCCAGTTCTTGACGGCAGCGGAAATATTAGCGGCATAAGTAGCGTAAACGGCGGCGCATGGGGAATTGGTGGAGATATGCCATTCCTCGTCGGCACACTTGGAACTGATTTGTGGTTTGGAAACAACAAGTGGTACAATCCATTTATCAACAACACAGTAAGCACAGGATATAAAGATTATTTAGACTTCTACTATCTAATACCAGTTGCAAAGAACGCACACCTTTCTCTTGTCTACATATACCAAAAGGGTCAAAAACCTTATAACACTGACACAACAAACGGATATTACTATACCTTCAACCCATCTCAAGCAAACAATTACAACGAATTCGAATTTGAGCTAAACGTAAACTTCTAA